A window of Natronolimnobius sp. AArcel1 contains these coding sequences:
- a CDS encoding ABC transporter substrate-binding protein encodes MQIVTTLPSATEIVAALGHDPVGVSHGCDFPTRAASIPSITRSRIDADASSGEIDEQVLETTAESDDTGVYDIDTATLEALEPDLIVTQGMCDVCAVDEVIVADAVDEIDADPDILTTDPHSIADVLEDIERIGQAVGREDRARELRADLEARIDRIRERTRAADLSSADRPRVTVFDWTDPVMLAGHWTNELVEWAGGEYGLGGTGERSRPREWDEILEYDPECIIVGPCGFDLAQTAANRTDLTNREGWEELTAVQEGRVWAIDGNHYLNRPGPRLVDTLETLAPIIQPDLFDQSVTPASDGRMAARFNNLETHAAGDRETRAETRP; translated from the coding sequence ATGCAAATCGTCACGACGCTTCCCTCGGCGACCGAGATCGTCGCCGCGCTCGGCCACGATCCGGTCGGCGTCTCTCACGGCTGTGATTTCCCGACGAGAGCCGCGTCGATTCCATCCATCACGCGCTCGCGAATCGACGCCGACGCCTCGAGCGGCGAGATCGACGAGCAAGTGCTGGAAACGACCGCTGAAAGCGACGACACCGGCGTTTACGACATCGACACGGCAACGCTCGAGGCGCTCGAGCCGGATCTGATCGTCACGCAGGGAATGTGTGACGTCTGTGCGGTCGACGAAGTGATCGTCGCGGATGCGGTCGACGAAATAGATGCAGATCCCGACATTCTGACGACGGACCCACACAGTATAGCGGACGTGCTCGAGGATATCGAGCGAATCGGGCAGGCGGTGGGCCGCGAGGACCGCGCTCGCGAGCTTCGGGCCGACCTCGAGGCACGGATCGACCGGATTCGAGAGCGAACGCGAGCCGCAGACCTCTCGAGTGCGGACCGCCCTCGAGTCACGGTTTTCGACTGGACGGACCCCGTCATGCTCGCAGGCCACTGGACGAACGAACTCGTCGAGTGGGCCGGCGGCGAGTACGGGCTGGGCGGAACCGGCGAGCGCTCACGGCCGCGCGAGTGGGATGAAATTCTCGAGTACGATCCCGAGTGCATCATCGTCGGCCCCTGTGGGTTCGACCTCGCCCAGACTGCAGCGAATCGAACCGACCTGACCAACCGCGAGGGCTGGGAAGAGTTGACGGCAGTGCAAGAGGGTCGCGTCTGGGCGATAGACGGCAATCACTACCTGAACCGACCCGGCCCGCGGCTGGTTGATACCCTCGAGACGCTGGCCCCGATCATCCAACCGGACCTGTTCGACCAGTCGGTGACGCCCGCGAGTGACGGTCGAATGGCCGCCCGCTTCAACAACCTCGAGACGCACGCCGCGGGCGACAGAGAGACTCGAGCAGAGACTAGGCCGTGA
- a CDS encoding desampylase: MTPAPDSSDEARTAPPDQQPVLVIPTAIRDEIRERARGGSPAEICGVLGGEFGTKKSRVDSQYPAENVADSPRTRYRIDPEEQLEVFERLEAGGEEIVGFYHSHPRGPDQPSETDARQATWPDRSYLIVSLEPPAVGSWRWRTGDGRDESVASTGGQFERERLVLE, from the coding sequence GTGACGCCAGCGCCGGACTCGAGCGACGAAGCGCGGACTGCACCTCCGGACCAACAGCCAGTGCTCGTCATCCCAACTGCTATTCGAGACGAGATTCGCGAGCGCGCTCGGGGCGGCTCCCCCGCCGAAATCTGTGGCGTTCTGGGCGGCGAGTTCGGTACCAAAAAGAGTCGCGTCGACTCGCAGTATCCCGCCGAAAACGTCGCCGACAGTCCGCGGACGCGCTATCGAATCGACCCCGAGGAGCAACTCGAGGTGTTCGAGCGACTCGAGGCCGGCGGCGAGGAAATCGTTGGCTTCTATCACTCACATCCCCGTGGGCCGGATCAGCCGAGCGAAACGGACGCCCGACAGGCGACCTGGCCCGACCGCTCGTATCTGATCGTCTCGCTCGAGCCACCCGCGGTGGGGTCCTGGCGGTGGCGAACCGGAGACGGCCGCGACGAGTCGGTGGCGTCCACCGGTGGTCAGTTCGAGCGCGAGCGACTCGTCCTCGAGTAG
- a CDS encoding SHOCT domain-containing protein: MRVDLREFVAEDLWLLIGLVTFVLISLAGVVGLEMLAGVLAIIGWFLLVPIFLFWGEEAAALMFDEETITATQSPDGDRDRDRDAFEELKHQYASGTISEAEFEHRLDRLLEADDAFEDGTRPDRAGTSRNDRTGTNRNGRTGPRKDRQQRERERERERDREFE; encoded by the coding sequence ATGAGAGTCGATCTGCGCGAGTTCGTCGCGGAGGACCTCTGGTTACTGATCGGTCTCGTGACGTTCGTGTTGATCAGTCTCGCCGGCGTGGTCGGCCTCGAGATGCTTGCGGGGGTACTCGCGATCATCGGCTGGTTCCTTCTGGTACCGATTTTTCTCTTCTGGGGCGAGGAAGCCGCTGCGCTCATGTTTGACGAGGAGACGATCACCGCCACACAATCGCCGGATGGAGACCGTGATCGCGACCGCGATGCGTTCGAGGAACTCAAACACCAGTACGCCAGCGGGACGATCAGCGAAGCCGAGTTCGAACACCGACTGGACCGCCTGCTCGAGGCCGACGACGCCTTCGAGGACGGGACGCGACCAGACCGGGCGGGCACAAGCCGGAACGATCGGACGGGAACAAACCGGAACGGCCGGACGGGACCGAGAAAAGACAGACAACAGCGCGAACGAGAGCGGGAACGGGAACGAGACCGAGAGTTCGAATAA
- a CDS encoding sulfatase-like hydrolase/transferase, which yields MADDTRPNVLFILTDQERYDCTAPDGPPVETETMDHLSQTGMRFEHAVTPISICTSARASLMTGRYPHSHGMLNNSHEADAIQPNLPAELETFSELLSESGYTLSYTGKWHVGRDQTPEDFGFSYLGGSDVHHDDIDDAFREYRRERGVPVGDVDLEDELYTGDDPRESSDGTFVAATTPVDVEETRAWFLAERTIDAIEAHAAGDRTDPLFHRADFYGPHHPYVVPEPYASMYDPDEIEPPASYAETFAGKPQVQDNYLHYRGADGLEWDHWAEATAKYWGFVTLIDDQLERVLDALEAHDLTEETVVVHAADHGDFIGNHRQFNKGPLMYDDTYRIPLQVRWPGVTESGSLCTTPVHLHDLAATFLEIGDVPVPDAFDARSLVPLLEADSNAPDDWPDSTFSEYHGDEFGLYTQRMVRTAKYKYIYNGPDIDELYDLERDPAELTNLIDHPEYGDVRAEMRERLIDWMAETDDPNQGWVPDVLERASSADE from the coding sequence ATGGCTGACGACACCCGACCGAACGTGCTGTTCATCCTCACTGATCAGGAGCGCTACGACTGCACCGCGCCCGATGGGCCACCGGTCGAGACCGAGACGATGGATCACCTTTCGCAGACGGGGATGCGATTCGAGCACGCTGTCACGCCGATCAGTATCTGTACGAGCGCACGCGCCTCGCTCATGACTGGCCGGTATCCACACAGTCACGGGATGCTCAACAACAGCCACGAGGCGGATGCGATCCAGCCGAATCTGCCGGCCGAACTGGAGACGTTCTCCGAACTGTTGAGCGAGAGTGGTTACACCCTGAGCTACACCGGCAAGTGGCACGTCGGCCGCGATCAGACGCCTGAGGACTTCGGCTTCTCGTATCTCGGCGGCAGCGACGTCCATCACGACGATATCGACGATGCGTTCCGTGAGTACCGCCGAGAGCGCGGTGTGCCAGTCGGTGATGTCGACCTCGAGGACGAACTGTACACCGGCGACGATCCACGGGAGAGCAGCGACGGAACGTTCGTCGCCGCGACGACGCCGGTCGACGTCGAGGAGACGCGCGCCTGGTTCCTCGCCGAGCGAACCATCGACGCAATTGAGGCCCACGCAGCAGGCGATCGAACTGATCCTCTCTTCCACCGCGCGGATTTCTACGGCCCGCATCACCCCTACGTCGTCCCCGAACCCTACGCCTCGATGTACGACCCCGACGAGATCGAGCCACCCGCAAGCTACGCCGAAACGTTCGCGGGCAAACCGCAGGTACAGGACAACTATCTCCACTACCGGGGCGCAGACGGCCTCGAGTGGGACCACTGGGCCGAAGCAACTGCGAAGTACTGGGGGTTCGTGACCCTGATCGACGACCAACTCGAGCGGGTTCTCGACGCACTCGAGGCACACGACCTCACCGAAGAGACGGTCGTCGTCCACGCTGCAGACCACGGTGACTTCATTGGAAATCACCGCCAGTTCAACAAGGGGCCGCTGATGTACGACGACACCTACCGCATCCCGCTACAGGTTCGCTGGCCCGGCGTCACTGAATCGGGTTCGCTCTGTACTACACCTGTTCACTTACACGACCTCGCCGCGACGTTTCTCGAGATCGGTGATGTCCCGGTGCCGGACGCGTTCGACGCACGGAGTCTCGTTCCGCTGCTCGAGGCGGACAGTAACGCGCCCGACGACTGGCCCGATTCGACGTTCTCCGAGTATCACGGCGACGAGTTCGGCCTCTACACGCAGCGAATGGTTCGGACAGCGAAGTACAAGTACATCTACAACGGCCCCGATATCGACGAACTGTACGACCTCGAGCGCGATCCGGCTGAACTCACCAACCTGATCGACCACCCCGAGTACGGCGACGTTCGCGCGGAGATGCGCGAGCGACTCATCGACTGGATGGCGGAGACGGACGATCCGAATCAGGGCTGGGTGCCCGATGTATTAGAACGCGCCTCGAGCGCGGACGAGTGA
- the hisS gene encoding histidine--tRNA ligase, giving the protein MYDRIKGFRDFYPGEMTARRETIDTLEDTARRYGFREIGTPALERAELWTDKSGDDIVDELYSFEDQGGRHVTLTPELTPTVARMVVAKQQELSKPIKWVSTRPFWRYEQVQQGRQREFYQTNVDIFGSSEPEADAEILAWAGDALTNLGLTDEHFEFRISHRDILGGVLESYDTDLELDEAIRAVDKSDKLSTPEYHDALVEAGLTYDQAAEFDDLIASGDLEEVADFADSEQVDDAVSNLQNVLEAAEDFGAREHCTISLETARGLDYYTGVVFECFDSTGEVSRSIFGGGRYDDLIESFGGQPTPAVGVAPGHATLSLLCQRAGVWPDEEVSTDYYVLQIGDTRPEAARISRDLREKGHVVETDIAGRSFGSQLNYADSINAETVVIAGEQDLANEEVTIKDMESGDQLQVPVEAFPGDLERPTISDFE; this is encoded by the coding sequence ATGTACGACCGGATCAAGGGCTTTCGTGACTTCTACCCCGGCGAGATGACCGCGCGTCGGGAGACGATTGACACGCTCGAGGACACCGCTCGGCGGTATGGCTTTCGGGAGATAGGCACGCCAGCGCTCGAGCGCGCAGAGCTGTGGACCGACAAGAGCGGCGACGATATCGTCGACGAACTGTACTCATTCGAGGACCAGGGCGGCCGGCACGTAACCCTGACGCCCGAACTCACACCGACCGTCGCGCGGATGGTCGTCGCTAAACAGCAGGAACTCTCGAAGCCGATCAAGTGGGTGTCGACCCGTCCGTTCTGGCGCTACGAGCAGGTCCAGCAGGGCCGACAGCGCGAATTCTACCAGACGAACGTCGATATCTTTGGCTCGAGCGAACCCGAGGCTGACGCCGAAATTCTCGCGTGGGCTGGCGACGCGCTGACGAATCTCGGTCTGACTGACGAGCACTTCGAGTTCCGTATCTCCCACCGCGATATTTTGGGCGGCGTCCTCGAGAGCTACGACACCGACCTCGAGTTGGACGAGGCGATTCGCGCCGTCGACAAATCGGACAAACTCTCGACGCCGGAGTATCACGACGCACTCGTCGAGGCCGGGCTAACCTACGATCAGGCCGCCGAGTTCGACGACCTCATCGCAAGCGGCGACCTCGAGGAGGTTGCCGACTTTGCGGACTCCGAACAGGTCGACGATGCGGTTTCGAACCTCCAGAACGTTCTCGAGGCCGCCGAGGACTTCGGCGCGCGCGAGCACTGTACGATCTCGCTCGAGACGGCCCGCGGGCTGGATTACTACACCGGCGTCGTCTTCGAGTGCTTCGATTCGACCGGCGAGGTCTCGCGGTCGATCTTTGGTGGCGGCCGCTACGACGATCTGATCGAGAGTTTCGGTGGCCAGCCAACGCCCGCGGTCGGTGTTGCACCCGGCCACGCGACCCTTTCGCTGCTCTGCCAACGCGCCGGTGTCTGGCCCGATGAAGAAGTCTCGACGGATTACTACGTGCTCCAGATAGGTGATACACGCCCTGAGGCAGCCCGAATCTCGCGCGACCTCCGCGAGAAGGGCCACGTTGTCGAAACCGATATTGCTGGCCGATCCTTCGGCTCGCAACTCAACTACGCCGACTCGATCAACGCCGAAACGGTTGTCATCGCCGGCGAACAGGACCTCGCAAACGAGGAAGTGACGATCAAAGACATGGAGTCCGGCGACCAGTTGCAGGTTCCAGTCGAGGCGTTCCCCGGCGACCTCGAGCGCCCGACGATTTCAGATTTCGAGTAA
- a CDS encoding alpha hydrolase: MELGLLYSAGKDSTLAALLLEEFYDVTLVTATFGITDDWEHAEKTAGALAFPFEQLELDPDIAHEAVARIREDGFPRNGVQHVHEHALEELAAAGFDAIADGTRRDDRVPTVSRAQAQSLEDRHGIDYISPLSGFGRGAVDRLVEAQLEVTVGPSEEISRADYEAELRAIIADEDGHEAIRDFFPDHEQTYVTDVQ; encoded by the coding sequence ATGGAGCTTGGACTGCTCTACAGTGCCGGTAAGGACTCCACGCTCGCCGCGTTGCTTCTCGAGGAGTTTTACGACGTCACACTCGTGACGGCCACCTTCGGGATCACCGACGATTGGGAACACGCCGAGAAGACCGCTGGCGCACTCGCGTTCCCCTTCGAACAGCTGGAACTCGACCCCGATATCGCCCACGAAGCCGTCGCCCGCATTCGCGAGGATGGATTCCCACGAAACGGCGTCCAGCACGTCCACGAGCACGCCCTCGAGGAACTCGCGGCCGCCGGCTTCGATGCCATCGCGGACGGCACCCGGCGCGATGACCGCGTGCCGACCGTCTCGCGCGCACAGGCTCAGAGTCTCGAGGATCGCCACGGCATCGACTACATCTCGCCGCTGTCAGGCTTTGGCCGCGGCGCGGTCGACCGACTCGTCGAGGCCCAACTCGAGGTCACTGTCGGACCGAGCGAGGAGATCAGCCGCGCGGATTACGAGGCCGAACTGCGCGCGATCATCGCCGACGAGGACGGCCACGAGGCGATTCGGGACTTCTTCCCGGACCACGAGCAGACGTACGTCACCGACGTCCAATAG
- a CDS encoding DNA-binding protein — MSERQDDDRLEELREQKMEELQDRADGQPGEAQEAAQQQAEAQKNAVLRQHLTDEARKRLNTVKMSKPDFGEQVERQVVTLARSGRLQGKIDDEKMKQLLQELKPDSKSFDIQRR, encoded by the coding sequence ATGAGCGAACGCCAAGATGACGACCGACTCGAGGAACTTCGCGAGCAGAAGATGGAAGAGCTTCAGGACCGCGCTGACGGCCAACCCGGCGAGGCACAGGAAGCCGCCCAGCAGCAAGCTGAAGCCCAGAAAAACGCCGTCCTGCGCCAGCACCTGACCGACGAGGCCAGAAAGCGCCTCAACACGGTCAAAATGAGCAAGCCCGACTTCGGCGAGCAGGTCGAACGCCAGGTCGTGACACTCGCCCGCAGCGGTCGCCTGCAGGGCAAAATTGACGACGAGAAGATGAAACAGCTGCTCCAAGAGCTGAAGCCCGATTCCAAGAGCTTCGATATCCAGCGCCGGTAA
- a CDS encoding 30S ribosomal protein S19e: MATMYDVPADALIEALAEDLEERLDEPDWAQFAKTGVDRELPPEQDDFWAVRAASLLRKVADRGPIGVGRLATEYGGGKPGSNRYRVAPDKRVDGSRNVIRTILQQLEDEDLVETAEGEGRRITADGRSLLDDTAGAVLEDLDRPELERYA, translated from the coding sequence ATGGCTACGATGTACGATGTTCCGGCGGATGCGCTCATCGAAGCGCTCGCCGAGGACCTCGAGGAACGACTCGATGAACCCGACTGGGCGCAGTTTGCAAAGACTGGCGTCGACCGCGAACTCCCTCCAGAACAGGATGACTTCTGGGCTGTCCGAGCAGCAAGCCTCCTGCGAAAGGTCGCTGACCGCGGTCCGATCGGTGTCGGCCGACTCGCAACCGAGTACGGCGGCGGCAAGCCCGGTTCGAACCGCTACCGCGTCGCTCCCGACAAGCGCGTCGACGGCTCACGCAACGTGATCCGAACGATCCTTCAGCAACTCGAGGACGAAGACCTCGTCGAAACCGCTGAGGGTGAAGGTCGACGCATCACTGCTGACGGACGCAGCCTGCTCGATGATACCGCTGGTGCTGTTCTCGAGGATCTCGACCGTCCGGAACTCGAGCGCTACGCCTAA
- the thiL gene encoding thiamine-phosphate kinase: protein MDERGALALLADELEPVGDDAAVVDDLVVTTDMLHERTDFPPGTTRYTAGWRAVGASLSDVAAMGAAARAAVAAYAAPTFEDEELLAFVRGASDVCEAVGAEYVGGDLDGHEEFTVSTTAIGRTDDPVLRSGASVGEIVCVTGTLGRSAAGLELFERASDEDDAQSAANLRERANDLFRFEPRVDAGRALATEATAMMDSSDGLARSLHQLSEASDCGFEIDSATVPVDDALVELAADDKSALERATTFGEDFELVVTLPEAALEPVRKAADVPITAIGSVTAAGSGVKMDGDALEDRGFTH, encoded by the coding sequence ATGGACGAACGCGGGGCGCTGGCGCTGCTTGCGGACGAACTCGAGCCGGTTGGTGATGATGCGGCCGTCGTCGACGACCTCGTGGTGACGACAGATATGCTTCACGAGCGGACGGACTTTCCGCCAGGGACGACCCGCTACACCGCGGGTTGGCGGGCCGTTGGTGCGTCGCTATCGGACGTCGCGGCAATGGGCGCTGCGGCGCGCGCGGCGGTTGCAGCCTACGCAGCCCCCACGTTCGAGGACGAGGAACTGCTCGCCTTCGTTCGTGGCGCGAGTGACGTTTGCGAGGCTGTTGGGGCAGAATACGTTGGCGGCGACCTCGATGGCCACGAGGAGTTTACCGTCTCGACGACTGCTATTGGCCGGACAGACGACCCTGTTCTACGCAGTGGCGCGAGCGTCGGCGAGATCGTCTGTGTCACCGGTACGCTCGGGCGAAGCGCCGCCGGCCTCGAGTTGTTCGAGCGCGCGAGCGACGAAGACGACGCGCAGAGTGCGGCCAATCTTCGCGAACGCGCGAACGACCTCTTTCGATTCGAGCCGCGAGTCGACGCCGGGCGCGCGCTTGCAACCGAGGCAACCGCAATGATGGACTCGAGCGACGGACTCGCGCGCTCGCTCCACCAGCTATCAGAGGCCAGCGACTGCGGGTTCGAGATTGACTCGGCGACGGTGCCGGTCGACGACGCCCTCGTCGAACTCGCCGCAGACGACAAAAGCGCACTCGAGCGCGCGACGACCTTCGGCGAGGACTTCGAACTGGTCGTGACGCTTCCCGAAGCCGCCCTCGAGCCGGTACGGAAGGCCGCCGATGTCCCAATTACGGCAATCGGTTCGGTAACGGCTGCTGGATCGGGCGTGAAAATGGACGGGGACGCACTCGAGGATCGCGGATTCACCCACTGA
- a CDS encoding site-2 protease family protein has product MDDGDPSEFAPPRPGTRELEVGPALERIESVFAVYETRIEDERLCYYGEPLQSPEQAVRELWPLFHKDGYDLELTTREGSFVLVAEPTNVGIDGIPWTNLILLGLTILSTLFAGSMWYHIDPIANPGEMWRAWPFTVAILGVLGVHEMGHYVMSRYHDVDASLPYFIPIPTLIGTMGAVIKMNGRMPSRKALFDIGVAGPLAGLIATVGVTIVGLHLPPVTAPESVVQDPGAIQIQLGYPPLLEGLAAAFDQPLYRDDPATAVHPVVIGGWVGMFITFLNLIPVGQLDGGHILRAMAGRSQQLIAALVPGALFGLGAYLYYVSGHSADSVFIWGVWGIFTAVLASVGPAQPVQDERLGVGRFLLGILTFALGVLCFMPVPIEIIQ; this is encoded by the coding sequence ATGGATGACGGCGATCCGTCCGAATTCGCCCCACCGCGACCCGGCACTCGAGAACTCGAGGTCGGACCCGCACTCGAGCGCATCGAGTCGGTGTTTGCGGTCTACGAGACGCGAATCGAGGATGAGCGGCTCTGTTACTACGGCGAGCCGCTGCAGTCGCCAGAACAGGCTGTTCGCGAGCTGTGGCCACTTTTTCACAAGGACGGCTACGACCTCGAGTTGACGACGCGCGAGGGATCGTTTGTCCTCGTCGCGGAACCGACGAACGTCGGGATCGACGGCATTCCGTGGACGAATCTCATCTTACTCGGGTTGACGATCCTTTCGACGCTGTTTGCGGGGTCGATGTGGTACCATATCGACCCGATTGCGAACCCGGGTGAGATGTGGCGCGCGTGGCCGTTTACGGTCGCAATTTTGGGCGTCCTTGGCGTCCACGAGATGGGCCACTACGTGATGAGTCGGTACCACGACGTGGATGCCTCGCTACCCTACTTCATTCCGATTCCGACGCTGATCGGGACGATGGGTGCGGTCATCAAGATGAACGGCCGAATGCCAAGCCGGAAGGCACTGTTCGATATTGGTGTTGCCGGCCCTCTTGCGGGCCTCATCGCGACGGTTGGAGTGACAATTGTCGGGCTCCATCTGCCGCCAGTGACGGCACCCGAATCGGTCGTTCAAGACCCCGGTGCGATCCAGATCCAACTCGGCTATCCGCCGCTGCTCGAGGGCCTTGCCGCGGCGTTCGATCAGCCGTTGTATCGGGACGATCCAGCGACTGCGGTGCATCCGGTCGTTATCGGCGGCTGGGTTGGGATGTTCATTACGTTCTTGAATCTGATTCCGGTCGGACAACTCGATGGCGGACACATCCTGCGTGCGATGGCTGGTCGATCCCAGCAACTGATCGCCGCGCTCGTCCCGGGGGCACTGTTTGGCCTCGGTGCATACCTCTACTACGTCAGTGGTCACAGCGCAGACTCCGTATTCATCTGGGGTGTCTGGGGCATTTTCACGGCCGTACTCGCCTCTGTCGGACCAGCACAGCCAGTCCAAGACGAACGCCTCGGCGTTGGTCGATTCCTGCTTGGAATCCTCACGTTCGCACTTGGCGTGCTCTGCTTTATGCCAGTCCCAATCGAGATTATTCAGTAA
- a CDS encoding molybdopterin synthase, translated as MHVLGIYGRGAHEDTLEQVVDRAVDVLSQAGRVGVIRYDATIADGTAIHEAGTVGGDVTYELGADGDWTATGTGLSVQGALDQLALDCDYALVIGVSDLRYPSVVIGTDSTETADAGGPVLAAIDGAIDLTDDLIDDLEATEPYHTLESLVARVKRSPQAARSGAIATFTGRVRAKDSDDDARTEYLEFEKYDGVADERMKTIETELEARAGVLEVELAHRTGVIKDGEDIVFVVVLAGHREEAFRAVEDGINRLKDEVPLFKKEVTVDDEFWVHDRP; from the coding sequence ATGCACGTACTCGGTATCTATGGTCGCGGGGCACACGAGGATACACTCGAGCAGGTCGTCGACCGAGCCGTCGATGTGCTCTCGCAGGCGGGACGCGTCGGTGTAATTAGGTACGATGCGACGATCGCTGATGGGACGGCGATCCACGAGGCAGGAACGGTCGGCGGCGACGTAACCTACGAACTCGGCGCTGACGGTGACTGGACGGCGACTGGCACCGGACTTTCGGTACAGGGTGCCCTCGACCAACTGGCTCTCGACTGTGACTACGCACTCGTCATCGGTGTCTCGGACCTACGGTATCCGTCGGTTGTAATCGGTACGGACAGTACGGAGACCGCCGACGCAGGCGGTCCGGTGCTCGCTGCCATCGATGGTGCCATCGACCTTACTGATGACCTCATCGATGATCTTGAGGCCACCGAGCCATACCACACGCTCGAGTCGCTCGTCGCCCGCGTCAAACGCTCGCCACAGGCGGCGCGCTCGGGTGCAATTGCAACCTTTACCGGTCGTGTCCGGGCGAAAGATAGCGACGACGATGCGCGCACGGAGTACCTCGAGTTCGAGAAGTACGATGGTGTTGCCGACGAGCGCATGAAGACAATCGAAACGGAACTCGAGGCCCGCGCGGGCGTTCTCGAGGTCGAACTCGCGCACCGAACGGGCGTGATCAAAGACGGCGAGGATATCGTCTTCGTTGTCGTGCTCGCAGGCCACCGCGAGGAGGCGTTCCGGGCAGTCGAAGACGGCATCAATCGATTGAAAGACGAGGTCCCTCTCTTCAAAAAGGAAGTGACGGTCGACGATGAGTTCTGGGTCCACGACCGGCCATAG